A part of Desulfonatronovibrio magnus genomic DNA contains:
- a CDS encoding DUF1016 N-terminal domain-containing protein, with the protein MSTDIQEKNNDSLFSRVVTILENARSNVVRSVNSNMVAAYWLIGREIVQELQKGEERAEYGKQVIEDLSDVSQHNMEKAFRQPIFGISGSFIRNILTVFQFSTRRVENV; encoded by the coding sequence ATGAGCACTGATATTCAAGAAAAAAATAATGATTCTCTTTTCAGCCGAGTCGTCACAATTCTCGAGAATGCCCGATCTAATGTTGTCCGTTCGGTTAATTCCAATATGGTTGCGGCTTACTGGCTGATCGGGCGGGAGATTGTGCAGGAATTGCAGAAAGGCGAAGAGCGGGCTGAGTATGGAAAGCAAGTTATAGAGGATTTGTCTGATGTCTCACAGCACAATATGGAAAAGGCTTTTCGACAACCAATCTTTGGTATTTCAGGCAGTTTTATCAGAAATATCCTAACCGTCTTTCAATTCTCCACCCGCAGGGTGGAGAATGTGTAA